Part of the Rhizobiales bacterium NRL2 genome is shown below.
GGGCCGTTGCCGACAACCGACTTGTAAGACGCCAGCAGCACGTTCGACCAGATGTAGCCGGCGACGAAATCGACATTGTCGGAGTTGACCAGCTTCTCGGTCTTCTGCTTGCCGATCTCCGGCTTGAAGCCGTCATCCTCGTAGATGACGTTGATCTTCTTGCCGGCCATGGTGCCGCCGAGATGTTCGACGGCGAGATCGACCGCATCGGTCATGTCACGGCCGATGACCGCCGGCCCCACGGTCAGCGTGGTGACGAAGCCGATGTCGACCGACTGGTCGTCGGCCTGCACGGCCGATCCCAGCATGGCGAGCCCGGCCGCCATGGTCAGTGTCTTCTTCAGCATTTGCGAAGCCTCCCTGATTGCTTTCGCCTCAACCTGTCACGGGGGAGATTAGACCGGATCGCAAACGAATGCGACGCCGGCCTGCCCCTCTCGTCTCTTGCCGGACCCGCGCAGCGGACCCGGATAACTGCATTATGATGCATCCGATGCGCCCGGAATGCCAGCGGCTGCAGAATAATTCCGTCTAGTCCTCCTCCATTCTCGGATCGGCGGCGCTGGAGTGGTCCGTCGGCAGAGGTGTCGCCGTCATCACGGTGACCCCGTCCGGCGTCTCGAAGCGGTGCCAGCACCCGGCCGGCACGACGACGAACTGTCCGCCCGTCAGTTCATGGCGCTCCGCGCCCTCGGCCGTCAGGATCGTGATGGTGGTGACGCCATCCAGCACCTGCACCAGTTCGTCGCCATTGCGGTGGCGCTCCCAGGGCGTGGCTCCCGAGTAGCTGCCGGCGAATATCTCGCCGTTGTTGATCCGGCCCAGCCTGGCGAAGGCCGCGCCAGCTTCCGCCTCGTTGTCCGGCGCCCGGCCCCTGAAGAACGGCCTGTCCGCCAGCGCCGCCCTGATATCGACCTTCTCGACCATCAGCCTTCCTCTCCCTCGCGCAGCACGAAGCGCTGCACCTTGCCGGTCTGCGTCTTCGGCAGTTCGCCGACGAACGCGACCTGCCGCGGATACTTGTAGGGTGCGATCTCCGCCTTGACGTGATCCTGCAGCGCCTTCGCGGTCGCCGGCCCGTTCGCCACGCCCCGGCGCAGCACGACGAACGCTTTCACCACCTGCCCACGGTCCTCGTCGGGCGCGCCGACCACGGCGCACTCGGCGACATCCGGATGGGTCAGCAGCGCCCCCTCCACCTCCGGTCCGGCGATGTTGTAGCCCGAGGAAATGATCATGTCGTCGGAGCGCGCCGCGTAGCGGAACCAGCCGTCGGCCTCCATGGCGTAGCTGTCGCCGGTGAAGTTCCAGCCCTCCCGGGCGTAGTCCGCCTGCCGCTCCGGATTGTCCAGATAGCGCACGCCCGTCGGCCCGCGCACCGCCAGAAGGCCGACCTCGCCGGGCGCGCAGTCGCGGCCATCCTCGCCCACAACCCGCGCCTCGTAGCCCGGAATGGCGCGGCCCGTCAGCCCGGCGCGCATGTTCTCCGGCCGCTCGGCGATGAAGATGTGCAGCATCTCCGTCGAGCCGAGGCCGTCGATGATCCGCACCCCGGTGGCCTTGCGCCAGCCCTCCCAGACCGGGCCGGGCAGCGTCTCGCCGGCGCTGATGCACCTGGTCAGCGAGGAAAGGTCGTAGTCCGCAGCCAGGGCCGTCATGGCGCGGAAGGCCGTGGGTGCGGTGAACAGCGTCGTCACCCGGTAATCCTGGATCGCCTGCAGCGTGGTCTCCGGGGTGAACTGTTCGCTGAGCAGGGTCGCCGCGCCGACCGAGACGGGGAAGGTCACCAGGGCGCCCAGGCCGAAGGTGAAGGCGATCGGCGGACTGCCGGTGAAGACGTCGGTCTCGTCGGGCCGGAGCACATGACGGCAGAAGGTGTCGTTGATCGCCATGACGTCGCGGTGGAAGTGCATGCAGCCCTTGGGCTGGCCCGTGGTGCCGGAGGTGAAGGCGATCAGGCAGACGTCGTCGGCCGCGGTGTCCGCCGCAGCGAAGCTCTCCGGCTTCCCGGCCATGGCCCGCTCCAGCTCGTCCTCGGAGGCGAGATCCCCGGCGAAATGAACCACGCGCTGCAGATGATCGCTGGCCGCCACGGCCTTTGCCATGTCCTCCTCCAGCCGCCGGTCGCAGAGCGCCAGCGCCACCTCCGCCTTCCCGGCGATGTAGACCAGTTCCCTGGCGCGCAGCAGCGGCATGGTCGCCACCGCGATGGCGCCGGCCTTCATGACCGCGAACCAGATGGCCACGAACATCGGCGTGTTGGCGCCCCGGATCATCACCCGGTTGCCGGGCCGGACGCCGCAGTCGTCGACGAGAACGTGGGCGATGCGGTCCGTGCGCGCCTTCAGTTCGGCGTAGCTCCAGACATGGTCGCGGTAGAGATAGGCCGGCCGGTCGGGAAACCATTCTGCCGCGCGGTCGAGCAGCGCCGCGCCGCAATTGATCTGGCCCGGATAGGCGCGGAGTTCCGGCAGGCCGTCGAAGGAGATCGCCGGCCACTGGTCCTTCGGCGGCAGCCGGTCGCGCGCGAAGCTGTCGACATGGGCCGAGCGGCCCGTGGGCTGGAAGGGCTCAGCGGACATCGGCCGCCTCCCGGAACGGCAGCCCCTCCGGCAGGGGCATCTCCACGGTCACGGCCTCCGAAGGCGGCCCGGCATTGCCATGGGCGTCGAAGGCGCGGACGTAATAGGTGTAGGTCAGACCGCCCAGGACGGTGCGGTCGACATGCTTGGTGGACTTCACCGCCTCGGCGACCGTCGCCGGCCCGCCGTCCTCGGAGCGGTAGACGTCGTAGCCGATGACGTCGTCGACGGACTTCCAGGCGAGCCGCACCTGGCCGCCGTCGACCGCGGCGGTCAGCCCCGCGCCGTCTTCCGGCCATTGCGGCGCGGCGCCATCCGGATCGTCGGCCGGCGCCTGGCGCGCGCCCTTGGGCCAGAGGAAGCAGTGCACCTCCTTGAAGTTCTCGTCGAGCTGCTTGCAGACATTGCAGTAGATGCAGCGCACGATCCGGTCGGCGCGGTCCTGGCGCACCTTCTTCGGCCAGTCCGGATCGGCCAGCAGCTGACGCGCCATGCCGATGATGTCGGCCTTGCCTTCCTGAAGCAGGCGCTCGGCGTCCACGGGGTCGGCGATCTTGCCCACCGAAATGACCGGGGGATGATAGCCCTTGGCGTTGATGAAGCCCTTGATCTCGGCGGCAAGGTGGGCGTGCGGGAGGCCGGGATACCAGTTCCCCGGCATGCAGCGGTCGCCCGAATAGCCGGTATAGGGATAGAGCGGCTGGCCCTCGCGGTGGACCGCGTCCTCGAACTTGCCGCCGACCGACAGCGAGATGTAGTCGACGCCCGCCTGGGCCATGCGCAGCGCGATGCGCTTCGCCTCGTCGACCGTGTAGCCGTCCTTGATCGCTTCCTCGGCCAGAAAGCGGATGCCGACGGGGAAGTCGTCGCCGACGCGGCGGCGCACCTCCGCCATGACCCGCCCGAACATGGCCAGCCGGCCCTCCAGCGTGCGGCCCGAATAGGCGTCCTTGCGCCGGTTGCGGCGGCTGAGGAACGACGACAGCGTATAGGCGTGCGCCGAGTGCAGCTCGACCCCGTCATAGCCCGCTTCCCGGGCGCGCAGCGCGGCGAGGCCGAAGTCCTCGATGATGCTCTCGATGTCGCCGGCGCTCAGATCCTCGATCCGCTGCCGCCAGCCGGAGCGCGCCACCTTCATGAAGTGGATGATCTGCGGCACCACCTTCGAATCCGAGGCCTCGTGGACGGCGGCGGCCAGCCTGCGGTGGCCCTCGATGAAGTCATCATGGGAAATGCGCAGCAGCGGACCGGACTTGGAGCGATGGATCGCCATCGCCTCGACCACGATCAGGCCGACCTCGCCCTCGGCATAGCGGCGGTAGCGGTCGACGATGTCGTCATTGACATAGCCGTCCTCGCCCGACAGCCGCGTGACCATGGCCGGCACGGCGATCCGGTTGGGCAGGACCATGCCGTTGATGTCGAGGGGTTCGAGCAGTTTCACCGCGCGGTCTCCTGTTGCAGGCCGGTGCGCACCTTGCCCAGCAGGCCATAGAGCGCCTCCGCCTCGCCCGGCGTCAGGGCCGAAAGCATCGAATCGATCCAGCTTTCATGGGCCGGGGTCATGCGGTCGAAGGCCGTCTTGCCGGCCTCGGTCAGGCGGACGACCTGGGTGCGGCGGTCCTCCGGCAGGCGCGCCGTCTCCACCAGCCCCTCCTCGGCCAGGCGGTTGACCAGCCCGGTGACGTTTCCGGCCGAGACCATCAGCCGCCCCGAAAGCGCGCCCATGGTCAGGCCGTCGGCGGCGCGGTCGAGCTGGGCCAGCACGTCGAAGCGCGGCAGGGTGGTGTCGAATTCCTCGCGCAGGCGGCTGCGGATGGTCCGCTCGATCTGGCCCGTGCAGGCCAGCATGCGCAGCCAGAGCCGAAGCTCCAGCTTGGGATCGGGACGGAGCTTGCCGGCCGCGGACATCAGGCGCTCTCGCCGCCGTCGATGGCAATGACCTGACCGTTGACCGAGCGCGCGCCCGGCCCCGCCAGCCAGAGCGCCAGATCGGCGATCTCGTCGGTCTCGATCAGGCGCTTCTGCGGGTTGAACTTGACCAACTCCGCGCGGGCCTCCTCTTCGGAGCGGCCGGTCTTCTCGACGATGTTGGCGATGGTCTGCACCGTCATCGGCGTCTCGACGAAGCCCGGGCAGATGGCGTTGACGGTGATGTTCTTGCCCGCCAGTTCCAGCGCCAGCGCGCGGGTGAGCCCCACCGCGGCGTGCTTGGAGGCGACATAGCCGGCCACATAGGCATAGCCCTTCAGGCCGGCGGTCGAGGCGACGGTGATGATCCGCCCGCCGCCCACGTCCGCCATGGGCTTCGCGGCCGCGCGGCAGCAGAGGAAGACGCCGCGGGCGTTCGCCGCCATCATCCGGTCGAAGTGATCGACCGACATGCGCGACAGCGGCGCCGAACCCGACATGCCGGCATTGTTGACCAGCACGCCGACGGGGCCGGCCGCTTCCGCCGCCTGCTCGAACAGGCGGGCCACATCGTCCTCGACCGAGACATCCGCCGCGATTGCGTGGACCGCGCCGCCCATCTCGCCGGCCGCCTTCTCCAGCGCCTCGGCCTTGCGGCCGGTGATGGTGACCGGGTGGCCGGCCGCCAGGAACCGCTCCGCCACTGCCCGGCCGACGCCCTGCGCGCCGCCGGTCACCAGGACATGGGCCTTCCCGCTCTCGCTCATCTTTCCGCCGCCTCCCCGAAATTACTTTAAGCTTAAAATAATCCGGTCCGCCCCGACGCGCAAGCGCGGCGCAATATTGACCGACGGTCATTTATGCGTTGCAGTCCGGCGAAAGAGACAGAGGGAGGGGGACGCGGTGGCGTCATTCGACTACGTGATCGTCGGCGGCGGTTCCGCCGGCTGCGTGCTGGCCAGCCGGCTCTCCGAAGACCCGGACGTGACGGTCTGCCTGCTGGAGGCGGGGCCGGCGAAGCAGGACTGGTCGGTGCGCGTGCCCGCCGGGCTCATCAAGACGATGAAGGACCCGAACAGCAACTGGCTGCTCAGGACCGCGCCGCAGAAGAACCTGGACAACCGCGAACTGTTCTGGCCCCGCGGCAAGGTGATGGGCGGCTCCAGCGCCATCAACGGCATGGTCTATATCCGCGGCCACCGCGACGACTACGACCGCTGGGCCAGCGACGAAGGCTGCGCGGGCTGGGACTGGCAGACGGTGCTGCCCTATTTCCGCCGCTCCGAGCACAACGAGCGGCTGACCGACGACCTGCACGGCATCGGCGGGCCGCTCAATGTCGCCGACCCGCGCTCGCCCAATCCCATGTCGCGGATGTATGTCGAGAGCTGCGCCGCCCAGCAGATCGCCGAGAACGCGGACTTCAACGGCGACCGGCAGGAGGGCGCCGGCCTCTACCAGCTCACCCAGAAGGACGGCAGCCGCTGCAGCGCCTATCACGCCTATCTGGAGGGCGTGGAACGGCCCAATCTGGAGATCGTCGACCTGGCCCATGCCAACCGGGTGCTGATCGAGGAGGGCCGCGCCGTCGGCGTCGCCTACAACCGCGGCAACGAGGTCGTCGAGGTCAGGGCGAACCGGGAGGTGCTGCTGGCCGGCGGCGCGGCGCACAGTCCGCAATTGCTCATGCTGTCGGGCGTCGGGCCGGGCGAGGAACTGAAGGCCTTCGAGATTCCGGTGAAGGCCGACCGGCCGTCGGTGGGGCAGAACCTGCAGGACCATCTCGACGTCTCGGTGGTCGCCCGCACCACGACGGCGCTGGGCTTCGCCTTCACCATGAAGGGGCTGTGGATGGGCCTCCGGGCGCTGCGCGAATACCGCAGGGGCCGCACCGGCATGCTGACCAGCAACTTCGCCGAGGCCGGCGCCTTCGTGCGGTCGGCGCCGGAGAAGCAACTGCCAGACCTGCAGTATCACTTCCTGCCGGTGGTCAGCGACAGCCACGGCCAGAACCGCATCAAGGCGCACGGCGTCACCCTGCACTGCTGCGACCTGCGCCCGAAGAGCCGCGGGCGGGTCGGGCTGCAATCGCCGGACCCGCTGGCGCCGCCGCTGATCGATCCGAACTATCTGGACCACGAGGACGACCTGGCGGCGCAGAGGCGCGGCGTCGCGATCGGCCGGCGGATGCTGTCGGCCGCGCCGCTCGGCGAGCATGTGGGCAAGGAGATCTATCCCGGCCCCGGCGTCGAATCGGAGGCGGACATCGACGCCTTTATCCGCCGCAAGGCGGAGACGATCTATCATCCTGTCGGCACCTGCCGAATGGGCTCCGACCCGGAATCGGTGGTCGACCCGGAATGCCGCGTCCGCGGCGTCGAGGGACTGAGGGTGATCGACGCCTCGGTGATGCCCAGCCTGATCGGCGGCAACACCAACGCGCCGACCATCATGATCGCCGAGCGCATGTCGGACCTGATGCGCGGACGGGCCTGACAGCCGCCCCCCTTGTCGGTGTATGGTCGGGCCATGTCAGGCGCACCGAACGATTCCGGCTCCAACGTCCCCGCCTTCACGGTCAGCGAGCTGTCCCAGAAGCTGAAGCGGACGCTGGAGGACGCCTTCGGCCATGTCGTCCTGCGCGGCGAGATTTCAGGCTTCAAGCGCGCCGCCTCCGGTCATCTCTATTTCGGCCTGAAGGATGACAAGGCGGTCATCGACGGGATCGTCTGGCGCGGCCAGGCGGCGAAGCTGAACTTCCGCCCGGAGGACGGGCTGGAGGTGCTCTGCCGGGGCCGCGTCACCAGCTATCCCGCGCGGTCCAAGTACCAGATCGTCGTCGAGAGCATGGAGCCCGCCGGTGAGGGCGCGCTGATGGCGTTGCTGGAGCAGCGCCGGCGCAAGCTGCAGGCGGAGGGCCTGTTCGCGGCCGAGCGCAAGCGCCCCCTGCCCTGGCTGCCGGAGATCATCGGCGTGGTCACCAGCCCGACGGGCGCAGTGATCCGCGACATCCTGCATCGCCTGCAGGACCGCTTCCCGCGCCGTGTGATTGTCTGGCCGGTGCTGGTGCAGGGGGAAACGGCGGCCGAGCAGGTCGCCCGCGCCGTCGAGGGCTTCAACCGCTTCACCGCGCCGGACCGGCCGGATCTGCTGATCGTCGCCCGCGGCGGCGGCTCGATCGAAGATCTCTGGGCCTTCAACGAGGAAGTCGCCGTCCGCGCCGTCGCCGAAAGCGAAATCCCCGTGATCTCGGCGGTCGGGCACGAGACCGACACCACGCTGATCGACCATGCCGCCGACCGCCGCGCGCCGACGCCCACCGCCGCCGCGGAGATGGCCGTACCGGTTCGCGCCGAGATCGCCATGCAGGTCGGCGATCTGTCGCGCCGCAGCCTGGGCGCGCTCCGGCGGCTGCAGGCGGAACGGCGCAACGCGCTCACCGGTCTGGCGCGGGGGATCGTCGATCCGCGCCGGCTGCTGCAGCAGCATGGCCAGCGCCTCGACGACCTCGGCGATGCGCTGGGCCGCGCGCTCCGCATCGGCACCGCCCGGGGCCGCCAGCGCCTGACCGAGAGCGCCGGAGGCTTGCGCCCGCAACTGCTTCGCCAGCCTATCCGCGACGGCCGCGAAGGGCTGGGCCGCGCGGCGCTGGCGCTGGAGCGCGACTTCGGCCGACTGCAGCGCGACCGCCGCCAGCGCCTCGACGGGACGGCGCGGCTGCTGGAAGTCTTTTCCTACAAGGCAACGCTGCAGCGTGGTTTCGCCGTCATTCGCGACGATGCCGGCCAGCCGCTGACCCGCGCCGCGGCGGTGCAGGCGGGTGCCGCGCTCGAGATCGAGTTCGCCGACGGCCGCCGCAACGCGGTCGC
Proteins encoded:
- a CDS encoding 3-hydroxyacyl-CoA dehydrogenase, giving the protein MSESGKAHVLVTGGAQGVGRAVAERFLAAGHPVTITGRKAEALEKAAGEMGGAVHAIAADVSVEDDVARLFEQAAEAAGPVGVLVNNAGMSGSAPLSRMSVDHFDRMMAANARGVFLCCRAAAKPMADVGGGRIITVASTAGLKGYAYVAGYVASKHAAVGLTRALALELAGKNITVNAICPGFVETPMTVQTIANIVEKTGRSEEEARAELVKFNPQKRLIETDEIADLALWLAGPGARSVNGQVIAIDGGESA
- a CDS encoding 2-aminobenzoate-CoA ligase yields the protein MSAEPFQPTGRSAHVDSFARDRLPPKDQWPAISFDGLPELRAYPGQINCGAALLDRAAEWFPDRPAYLYRDHVWSYAELKARTDRIAHVLVDDCGVRPGNRVMIRGANTPMFVAIWFAVMKAGAIAVATMPLLRARELVYIAGKAEVALALCDRRLEEDMAKAVAASDHLQRVVHFAGDLASEDELERAMAGKPESFAAADTAADDVCLIAFTSGTTGQPKGCMHFHRDVMAINDTFCRHVLRPDETDVFTGSPPIAFTFGLGALVTFPVSVGAATLLSEQFTPETTLQAIQDYRVTTLFTAPTAFRAMTALAADYDLSSLTRCISAGETLPGPVWEGWRKATGVRIIDGLGSTEMLHIFIAERPENMRAGLTGRAIPGYEARVVGEDGRDCAPGEVGLLAVRGPTGVRYLDNPERQADYAREGWNFTGDSYAMEADGWFRYAARSDDMIISSGYNIAGPEVEGALLTHPDVAECAVVGAPDEDRGQVVKAFVVLRRGVANGPATAKALQDHVKAEIAPYKYPRQVAFVGELPKTQTGKVQRFVLREGEEG
- a CDS encoding exodeoxyribonuclease VII large subunit, producing MSGAPNDSGSNVPAFTVSELSQKLKRTLEDAFGHVVLRGEISGFKRAASGHLYFGLKDDKAVIDGIVWRGQAAKLNFRPEDGLEVLCRGRVTSYPARSKYQIVVESMEPAGEGALMALLEQRRRKLQAEGLFAAERKRPLPWLPEIIGVVTSPTGAVIRDILHRLQDRFPRRVIVWPVLVQGETAAEQVARAVEGFNRFTAPDRPDLLIVARGGGSIEDLWAFNEEVAVRAVAESEIPVISAVGHETDTTLIDHAADRRAPTPTAAAEMAVPVRAEIAMQVGDLSRRSLGALRRLQAERRNALTGLARGIVDPRRLLQQHGQRLDDLGDALGRALRIGTARGRQRLTESAGGLRPQLLRQPIRDGREGLGRAALALERDFGRLQRDRRQRLDGTARLLEVFSYKATLQRGFAVIRDDAGQPLTRAAAVQAGAALEIEFADGRRNAVAAGDGKPAARRAKEAPKKPEQGDLF